The following are encoded together in the Gemmatimonadaceae bacterium genome:
- a CDS encoding PD40 domain-containing protein yields the protein MTSRTSPVSRLAVCCLLALVVGDSTPAHAQVDPRGAMRTLATTHLRVHARADQEPLARRAAAIAEVAYAQLARELTAPAGPIDLLIADNVDFSNGFAQVFPTNRVVIYAVPPIGSTELRFHDDWLRLVITHELAHIFHIDRARGLWRAGRWVFGRNPIFFPNSLTPSWVKEGLAVHYETALAGSGRLVSTESRTVARAAAREQALPPIRRWSLATSRFPQGQTAYAYGALLMEHASRVGGDTSMRRFVETTAYTPIPFFLDRASRIGFGVSFSRQFDAMRDSLRVLVATLDSAGDAPWRALTHDGWYAESPRWQSPDTVVWTASNGRDVTGLFVADVRAPGKVSRVARRNGLDVNAPTGRGDSTVFAQIDYRNPYELRSDLYRGTGSHERRLTNGARLVQPDVRRDGAIVAIQLAAAATHLVRVDSAGRVRTLRTEHTWADPRWSPDGSRMVAVQFLPTGEERIVVMDSLGHTQQIVTGARAVFASPSFTPDARRLVWSSDRSGRMQLETAPVAAATAPLDTLRWREEREEVRVASAVTTGVYQPSVSPDGRLVAALRYRENGFVVSVAPLDTMGAMARNLWYPRTNVVRGASDTVLPTVGAFGRYQAVRQLWPRYWLPSAGTGRQGQATYGVSTSGSDILERHDWVANVLVDPDRGETDAAAAYRYRGIGVPVLDVSWSQAWDATFRVTDTAGTTLGFLARRRRFHTLASVWSVPRIRTGVNGTLGVQYEVRDFSSDIDALLGPPTGLLRRGTRYPSAFASASISTARRGACGISVEEGVVASVSTNYRWRDDAPSTTGSWRHNGTLRGYLPLNLPGFSRHVLMGRVAASTIGDNSSTELSVGGVSGVSTELLPGLVVGDPGRTFPVRGVAPGAQYGARALGGSVEYRAPLILLRDAPGPFTLFADKLSVTLFSDAARAWCPAALARRQTGLCERPGERDGWIASAGAELVLDLAVQYDSPYRLRIGAAAPYAAPRGISRHGAFYVTLGSVF from the coding sequence ATGACGTCCCGGACGTCGCCCGTCTCCCGTCTAGCCGTCTGCTGTCTACTGGCTCTGGTAGTCGGCGACTCCACGCCCGCGCACGCCCAGGTCGATCCACGCGGCGCCATGCGCACGCTGGCCACCACGCATCTGCGTGTGCACGCCCGTGCCGATCAGGAGCCGTTGGCGCGTCGCGCGGCCGCGATTGCCGAGGTGGCGTACGCACAGTTGGCGCGCGAGCTGACGGCACCGGCCGGACCGATCGACCTGTTGATTGCCGACAACGTCGACTTCAGCAACGGATTTGCGCAGGTGTTCCCCACCAATCGCGTGGTGATCTACGCCGTACCGCCGATTGGCTCGACCGAATTGCGTTTTCACGATGATTGGTTGCGTCTGGTCATCACGCACGAGCTGGCGCACATCTTTCATATCGACCGGGCGCGCGGACTGTGGCGTGCCGGACGATGGGTGTTTGGCCGCAACCCCATCTTCTTCCCCAACAGCCTTACGCCCAGTTGGGTCAAGGAAGGGCTGGCGGTCCACTATGAAACTGCGCTTGCCGGCAGTGGTCGTTTGGTGAGCACCGAGTCGCGCACGGTGGCCCGTGCGGCGGCTCGTGAACAGGCGTTGCCGCCCATTCGCCGCTGGAGTCTGGCCACCTCGCGTTTTCCGCAGGGCCAGACCGCGTACGCGTATGGCGCGCTGCTGATGGAGCACGCATCGCGTGTTGGTGGCGACACCAGCATGCGACGTTTCGTGGAGACGACGGCCTACACGCCGATTCCGTTCTTCCTTGATCGCGCGTCGCGCATTGGTTTTGGCGTGTCGTTTTCAAGACAGTTTGACGCGATGCGTGATTCGTTACGCGTGTTGGTGGCAACGCTGGACAGCGCCGGCGATGCGCCGTGGCGGGCGCTCACGCACGATGGGTGGTATGCGGAATCACCGCGCTGGCAGTCGCCGGACACCGTGGTGTGGACGGCCAGCAACGGTCGCGATGTGACGGGGCTGTTTGTGGCCGATGTACGCGCGCCGGGCAAGGTATCGCGCGTGGCGCGTCGCAACGGATTGGATGTGAACGCGCCAACTGGTCGCGGCGACAGCACGGTGTTTGCGCAGATTGACTACCGCAATCCGTATGAACTGCGCAGCGATTTGTATCGTGGCACCGGGTCTCACGAACGGCGTCTCACCAACGGCGCACGGCTGGTGCAACCGGATGTCCGTCGTGACGGCGCCATCGTGGCCATTCAACTGGCGGCGGCCGCCACGCACCTGGTGCGCGTGGACTCGGCGGGCCGAGTGAGGACGTTGCGGACGGAACACACGTGGGCCGATCCGCGCTGGTCGCCCGACGGTTCCCGAATGGTGGCGGTGCAATTCCTGCCCACCGGCGAGGAACGCATCGTGGTGATGGATTCTTTGGGACACACACAGCAGATCGTCACCGGCGCACGCGCAGTGTTCGCGTCGCCGTCGTTTACGCCTGATGCACGACGATTGGTGTGGAGCAGCGACCGGAGCGGCCGCATGCAGTTGGAAACGGCGCCGGTGGCCGCGGCGACCGCGCCGCTGGATACGTTGCGCTGGCGCGAGGAGCGTGAAGAGGTGCGTGTCGCCAGTGCCGTCACCACCGGCGTGTATCAGCCCAGCGTGTCGCCCGATGGCCGATTGGTGGCGGCGCTGCGCTATCGCGAGAATGGATTCGTGGTATCAGTGGCGCCACTGGACACGATGGGAGCGATGGCGCGCAACCTCTGGTATCCGCGCACGAATGTGGTGCGCGGTGCGTCGGATACGGTGTTGCCGACGGTGGGTGCATTTGGACGGTATCAGGCGGTGCGGCAGTTGTGGCCGCGCTACTGGTTGCCGTCGGCGGGCACCGGTCGCCAGGGACAGGCGACGTACGGCGTGTCGACCAGCGGCAGCGACATTCTGGAGCGACACGATTGGGTGGCCAATGTGCTGGTCGATCCCGACCGCGGCGAAACCGACGCGGCGGCGGCTTATCGCTATCGGGGCATCGGCGTGCCGGTGTTGGATGTGTCCTGGTCGCAGGCCTGGGATGCCACGTTTCGCGTGACCGATACGGCGGGTACGACGCTGGGGTTCCTTGCGCGTCGACGGCGGTTTCACACGCTGGCCAGCGTATGGTCTGTGCCGCGCATCCGTACGGGTGTGAACGGCACGCTGGGTGTGCAGTATGAGGTGCGCGACTTCTCGTCCGATATCGATGCCCTGCTGGGGCCTCCGACGGGACTGCTGCGTCGCGGCACGCGGTATCCCAGCGCCTTTGCCAGTGCGTCAATCAGCACGGCGCGTCGCGGTGCGTGTGGCATTTCGGTGGAGGAAGGTGTGGTGGCATCGGTGTCGACCAACTATCGGTGGCGCGACGATGCGCCGTCGACCACCGGCTCGTGGCGACACAACGGGACGTTGCGCGGCTATCTGCCGCTCAACCTGCCGGGATTTTCACGTCACGTGTTGATGGGGCGTGTCGCGGCATCGACCATCGGGGATAACTCGTCGACCGAGCTGAGTGTCGGTGGCGTGAGTGGTGTGTCGACGGAACTGCTGCCGGGTTTGGTGGTGGGCGATCCAGGTCGCACGTTCCCGGTGCGCGGCGTGGCGCCCGGCGCGCAGTACGGCGCACGCGCCTTGGGCGGCAGCGTGGAGTATCGCGCGCCGTTGATACTGCTGCGCGATGCGCCGGGGCCGTTCACGCTGTTTGCGGACAAACTGTCGGTCACGCTGTTCAGCGACGCGGCGCGCGCGTGGTGTCCGGCGGCACTGGCCAGGCGGCAGACGGGGTTGTGCGAGCGTCCCGGTGAGCGCGATGGGTGGATTGCATCCGCGGGCGCGGAGTTGGTACTGGACCTCGCCGTGCAGTACGACTCCCCCTATCGGCTGCGCATTGGTGCGGCCGCGCCGTACGCCGCGCCACGAGGCATATCGCGACACGGCGCGTTCTATGTGACGCTGGGGTCGGTGTTCTGA
- a CDS encoding gamma carbonic anhydrase family protein, with product MPVAAPWIHETAVVLGRVTLGDDVSVWPTAVIRGDVEPITIGARSNVQDGAVIHADEGVPTIVGEDCVIGHRAVVHGTVLEDGVLVGMGAVLLNRVRVGAGSIIGAGAVVTEGMQIPPGSMVLGVPAKVVRQVSADQRAAIIENAARYAGLKEQYRRGDIPRR from the coding sequence ATCCCCGTGGCCGCTCCCTGGATTCACGAAACCGCCGTTGTGCTGGGCCGAGTCACGCTGGGCGACGATGTCTCCGTGTGGCCGACCGCGGTGATTCGCGGCGATGTCGAGCCTATCACCATCGGGGCGCGCAGCAATGTGCAGGACGGCGCCGTGATACATGCGGATGAAGGGGTGCCGACCATTGTAGGGGAGGACTGCGTGATCGGTCATCGCGCGGTGGTGCATGGCACGGTGCTGGAGGACGGGGTGCTGGTGGGGATGGGAGCTGTGTTGCTCAATCGCGTGCGGGTGGGCGCGGGATCGATCATCGGCGCTGGTGCGGTGGTAACCGAAGGGATGCAGATCCCGCCGGGGTCGATGGTATTGGGGGTGCCGGCCAAAGTGGTGCGCCAGGTGAGTGCGGATCAGCGGGCGGCCATCATCGAGAACGCGGCGCGCTATGCGGGCCTCAAGGAGCAGTATCGCCGGGGCGATATCCCGCGTCGCTGA